A single region of the Sulfitobacter geojensis genome encodes:
- the murD gene encoding UDP-N-acetylmuramoyl-L-alanine--D-glutamate ligase, giving the protein MIPVQGLAGSRVAVLGLGRSGLSAALALRAGGATPVCWDDNPQARAAAEAEGLACTPFKSAQAFEGIARLVVSPGIPHLYPAPNPVVAFALEAGVPVDNDIGLFFQSFATREWDNFETMPRVVAVTGSNGKSTTSALIHHILEHVQRPCQLAGNIGRGVLDLEPAVDGEVVVLELSSYQTDLARNLTPDVAVFTNLSPDHLDRHHGMGGYFAAKRRLFAEGGPDRAVIGVDEDEGRFLAGQLSQGPTDDRVIRVSVERKLTGPGWQVFARKGFLAENRKGKQVASIDLRDVAGLPGAHNHQNACAAYAACRTLGLAPKVIELAFHSFGGLPHRSQTIAEANGVRFVNDSKATNVDSAAKALMAFKNIRWICGGLEKEGGLEGLAEASASVRKAYVIGREAAGFAMQLNVEAEVCGSMEVAVARAVAEAEEGDVVLLAPAAASFDQYDSFERRGEDFIAQVRAVIER; this is encoded by the coding sequence ATGATTCCAGTGCAAGGATTGGCAGGCAGCCGTGTGGCGGTTCTGGGGCTGGGGCGGTCGGGCCTGTCGGCGGCACTTGCGCTGCGCGCAGGGGGGGCGACACCGGTCTGTTGGGACGACAACCCGCAAGCCCGCGCCGCGGCGGAGGCCGAGGGGCTGGCGTGCACCCCGTTCAAGTCGGCGCAGGCTTTTGAAGGGATCGCACGTCTGGTCGTGTCGCCCGGTATTCCACATCTCTACCCCGCGCCAAATCCGGTTGTGGCGTTTGCGCTGGAGGCCGGTGTGCCTGTGGACAATGACATCGGGTTGTTTTTTCAAAGCTTTGCGACCCGCGAGTGGGACAATTTCGAGACCATGCCGCGCGTTGTGGCGGTGACCGGATCAAACGGCAAATCGACGACTTCGGCGCTGATCCATCACATTCTTGAACATGTGCAGCGGCCCTGCCAGTTGGCAGGCAATATCGGGCGCGGGGTGCTGGATCTGGAGCCTGCGGTAGACGGGGAGGTCGTGGTGCTGGAACTGTCGTCCTATCAGACGGATCTGGCGCGCAACCTGACGCCGGATGTGGCGGTGTTTACCAACCTCAGTCCTGATCATCTGGACCGGCATCACGGGATGGGCGGGTATTTCGCAGCCAAACGCCGGCTGTTTGCCGAAGGCGGGCCGGACCGCGCGGTGATTGGTGTGGACGAAGACGAGGGGCGGTTTCTGGCGGGGCAGCTGTCACAGGGGCCGACGGATGACCGGGTGATCCGCGTGTCGGTAGAACGCAAATTGACGGGGCCGGGGTGGCAGGTGTTTGCGCGCAAAGGGTTTCTGGCGGAGAACCGCAAGGGCAAACAGGTGGCCTCGATCGATTTGCGCGATGTGGCAGGCCTGCCGGGGGCGCATAACCATCAGAACGCCTGCGCGGCCTATGCGGCGTGCCGGACCTTGGGGTTGGCCCCCAAGGTGATTGAACTGGCGTTTCATTCTTTCGGCGGCTTGCCGCATCGCAGTCAGACCATTGCCGAGGCGAACGGCGTGCGCTTTGTGAATGACAGCAAGGCGACGAATGTGGATTCAGCCGCCAAGGCGTTGATGGCGTTCAAGAATATCCGTTGGATTTGTGGCGGGCTTGAGAAGGAAGGCGGGCTGGAAGGCTTGGCAGAGGCCAGCGCATCGGTGCGCAAGGCCTATGTGATCGGGCGCGAGGCGGCAGGGTTTGCGATGCAGCTGAATGTCGAGGCGGAGGTCTGCGGCAGTATGGAGGTCGCGGTCGCACGGGCGGTAGCGGAGGCTGAGGAAGGCGACGTGGTGTTGCTGGCACCCGCGGCGGCGAGTTTTGATCAATACGACAGTTTCGAGCGGCGCGGCGAGGATTTCATCGCGCAGGTGCGGGCAGTTATTGAGCGCTAA
- a CDS encoding UDP-N-acetylmuramoyl-L-alanyl-D-glutamate--2,6-diaminopimelate ligase, with product MSPSSVSLSSLGLTARGGANPDIAGLAVDSRLVREGFLFAALPGSRVHGAEFIQYAVRMGAAAVLTDAEGAVIAADVMAEAGVAVIVTDAPREVLSRTAALWFGAQPATMVAVTGTNGKTSVSTFVRQIWIEMGLSAVNLGTTGVEGAWTAPLAHTTPEPITLHRALADAAANGITHGAMEASSHGLDQRRLDGVTLKAAGFTNFTQDHLDYHETFEAYFDAKAGLFARVLPEDGTAVVNIDDPKGVEMAAIARARGCAVITVGRDGGDLQLTGQRFDATGQDLRFSWCGKDYQKRLELIGGFQAENVLLACGLVIACGADAADVFDTLPHLTTVRGRMQLAATRDNGAAVFVDYAHTPDAIATALKAMRPHVMGRLVAIVGAGGDRDATKRPLMGAAAAEHADLVIVTDDNPRSEDPAVIRSAVLLGAPDATEVGDRAEAILRGVDAIGPGDALLVAGKGHETGQTVGDDVLPFDDVEQASVAVAALDGRLT from the coding sequence ATGAGCCCATCAAGTGTTTCGCTTTCTTCCCTTGGGCTTACGGCACGGGGCGGCGCGAATCCCGATATTGCCGGACTGGCGGTCGACAGCCGTTTGGTGCGCGAGGGGTTCTTGTTCGCTGCCTTGCCGGGCAGTCGTGTGCACGGAGCCGAGTTTATTCAATATGCGGTGCGCATGGGCGCGGCGGCGGTTCTGACGGACGCCGAGGGCGCTGTGATCGCGGCAGATGTGATGGCAGAGGCTGGCGTGGCAGTGATTGTTACGGACGCCCCGCGCGAGGTCTTGTCGCGCACAGCGGCATTGTGGTTCGGCGCGCAGCCCGCGACGATGGTGGCGGTGACGGGGACCAATGGGAAAACATCCGTGTCGACTTTTGTCCGCCAGATCTGGATCGAGATGGGGTTGAGCGCCGTCAACCTTGGCACCACCGGTGTCGAGGGGGCATGGACCGCGCCGCTGGCCCATACCACGCCGGAACCGATTACCTTGCACAGGGCATTGGCCGATGCGGCGGCGAACGGGATTACGCATGGCGCGATGGAGGCCTCAAGCCACGGTCTGGACCAGCGCCGGTTGGACGGGGTGACGTTGAAGGCGGCGGGATTTACCAATTTCACGCAGGACCATCTGGATTACCACGAGACATTTGAGGCTTATTTCGACGCCAAGGCGGGGCTATTCGCCCGCGTGTTGCCAGAAGATGGCACGGCGGTGGTCAACATTGACGACCCCAAGGGCGTTGAAATGGCGGCAATTGCGCGGGCACGCGGGTGTGCGGTGATCACGGTGGGGCGTGATGGCGGTGATTTGCAGCTAACTGGCCAGCGGTTTGACGCGACGGGGCAGGATTTGCGGTTTTCCTGGTGCGGTAAGGACTATCAAAAACGGCTGGAGTTGATCGGCGGGTTTCAGGCGGAAAACGTTTTGCTGGCCTGCGGGCTGGTGATTGCCTGCGGGGCGGATGCGGCGGATGTATTTGACACGCTGCCCCACCTCACGACCGTGCGCGGGCGGATGCAGCTGGCGGCCACGCGCGACAACGGGGCGGCGGTGTTTGTGGATTACGCCCATACGCCCGATGCGATTGCGACCGCGCTTAAGGCGATGCGCCCGCATGTGATGGGCCGGCTGGTGGCGATTGTCGGGGCGGGTGGGGATCGCGATGCGACCAAGCGGCCCTTGATGGGGGCGGCGGCGGCTGAACATGCCGATTTGGTGATTGTGACTGATGATAACCCGCGTTCGGAAGATCCGGCGGTGATCCGCTCAGCGGTGTTGTTGGGGGCACCGGATGCGACCGAGGTGGGGGATCGCGCCGAAGCGATCCTGCGCGGGGTGGATGCGATTGGACCCGGTGACGCCTTGTTGGTGGCGGGCAAGGGGCATGAAACGGGGCAGACCGTCGGTGATGATGTGCTGCCCTTTGATGATGTGGAACAGGCGAGTGTGGCTGTGGCAGCACTTGACGGGAGGCTGACATGA
- the mraY gene encoding phospho-N-acetylmuramoyl-pentapeptide-transferase → MLYWLTLLSDGGDFFNLFRYITFRAGGAFITALVFGFIFGRPLIAVLRRTQGKGQPIREDGPEGHFVKAGTPTMGGLLIVGALLTSTLLWARLDNPFVWLVLFVTMSFAAIGFADDYAKVSKQNTAGVSSKIRILLGLLISIIAGFWASMYHPEGLQYQLAVPVFKDTLINMGYFFVPFAVIVIVGAANAVNLTDGLDGLAIMPVMIAAATLGVIAYVVGRVDFTEDLGLHYVPGTGEMLVFTMGLIGGGLGFLWYNAPPAAVFMGDTGSLALGGALGSIAVAAKHEIVFAVVGGVFVAEAMSVMIQVLYFKRTGKRVFLMAPIHHHYEKKGWAEPQIVIRFWIISLILAMIGLATLKVR, encoded by the coding sequence ATGCTGTATTGGTTGACCCTGCTGTCGGATGGCGGCGATTTCTTTAACCTGTTTCGCTACATCACCTTCCGCGCCGGTGGCGCCTTTATCACAGCGCTGGTTTTCGGGTTTATCTTTGGACGTCCGTTGATTGCCGTGCTGCGCCGCACGCAGGGCAAAGGCCAGCCGATCCGCGAAGACGGGCCGGAGGGGCATTTCGTCAAGGCGGGCACGCCGACCATGGGCGGGCTGCTGATTGTGGGGGCCTTGTTGACTTCGACCTTGCTGTGGGCGCGGCTGGACAATCCGTTTGTCTGGCTGGTGCTGTTTGTCACCATGAGTTTTGCGGCCATCGGGTTTGCCGATGATTATGCCAAGGTCAGCAAGCAGAACACGGCCGGTGTGTCGTCCAAGATACGGATTTTGCTGGGTTTATTGATTTCGATCATCGCAGGTTTCTGGGCCAGCATGTATCACCCCGAAGGTTTGCAGTATCAACTGGCGGTGCCGGTATTCAAAGACACGCTGATCAATATGGGATATTTTTTCGTCCCGTTCGCGGTGATCGTGATCGTCGGGGCTGCCAATGCGGTGAACCTGACGGATGGTCTGGACGGGCTGGCGATTATGCCGGTGATGATCGCTGCGGCGACCTTGGGTGTGATTGCCTATGTCGTGGGGCGCGTCGATTTTACCGAGGATCTGGGGCTGCATTACGTCCCCGGCACGGGCGAAATGCTGGTCTTTACCATGGGGTTGATCGGCGGCGGATTGGGGTTCTTGTGGTATAACGCCCCGCCTGCTGCGGTTTTCATGGGCGATACCGGATCTCTGGCTTTGGGCGGCGCTTTGGGATCGATTGCGGTGGCGGCAAAGCACGAGATTGTTTTCGCGGTTGTCGGCGGTGTGTTCGTGGCCGAAGCCATGTCGGTGATGATTCAGGTGTTGTATTTCAAACGTACCGGCAAGCGGGTGTTTTTGATGGCGCCGATCCATCATCACTATGAAAAAAAGGGTTGGGCCGAGCCGCAGATCGTGATCCGGTTCTGGATCATCTCTTTGATTTTGGCGATGATCGGGTTGGCGACGCTGAAGGTGCGGTAA
- a CDS encoding glutaminase, which produces MTDLTALLQKLNATVRADDNWGTPANYIPELARINPEQFAITVITADGTVHSAGDANTRFSVQSITKVFTLAIALGRSGDQLWHRVGREPSGSAFNSIVQLEREQGRPRNPFINAGAIVTTDEVLAGRAPRDALAEIVQFVRTAAGSDDIHINDAVAASETQHGHRNFALAHFLASFDNLKNPPEMTLGTYFHHCALEMTTSQLAHAGRFLMGAPDMPKLISTARVRRLNALMLTCGHYDGSGDFAYRVGIPGKSGVGGGILAIVPGQASIAVWSPGLNRYGNSHKGTEALATLARQMNWSIF; this is translated from the coding sequence ATCACCGATCTCACAGCCCTATTGCAAAAGCTGAACGCAACCGTGCGCGCCGATGACAACTGGGGCACCCCCGCCAATTACATTCCCGAACTGGCCCGCATCAACCCCGAACAATTTGCCATCACGGTGATCACGGCAGACGGCACCGTGCACAGCGCCGGTGATGCCAATACCCGCTTTTCCGTGCAATCCATCACCAAGGTGTTCACCCTCGCCATCGCTCTTGGCCGCTCGGGAGACCAACTCTGGCACCGCGTAGGCCGAGAACCCTCCGGCAGCGCCTTTAACTCCATCGTCCAGCTGGAACGCGAACAGGGCCGCCCGCGCAATCCCTTCATCAACGCCGGTGCCATTGTCACCACGGACGAAGTGCTTGCCGGTCGGGCGCCCCGCGACGCTTTGGCTGAAATTGTGCAGTTCGTGCGCACGGCCGCCGGCAGCGACGATATCCACATCAACGACGCCGTCGCGGCCTCCGAGACCCAACACGGCCACCGCAATTTCGCGCTAGCGCATTTTCTGGCCTCGTTCGACAACCTCAAAAACCCTCCGGAAATGACCCTTGGGACCTATTTCCACCACTGCGCGCTGGAAATGACCACCAGCCAGCTGGCCCATGCCGGCCGCTTCCTGATGGGGGCACCCGATATGCCCAAATTGATCTCGACCGCCCGTGTACGCCGCCTGAATGCGCTGATGCTGACCTGTGGCCATTATGATGGATCAGGCGATTTCGCCTATCGTGTCGGCATTCCGGGCAAATCCGGCGTCGGCGGCGGCATTCTGGCGATTGTCCCCGGCCAGGCCTCCATCGCCGTCTGGTCCCCTGGCCTCAACCGCTATGGCAACAGCCACAAAGGCACCGAAGCCCTCGCCACCCTTGCCCGCCAAATGAACTGGTCAATTTTCTAA
- a CDS encoding UDP-N-acetylmuramoyl-tripeptide--D-alanyl-D-alanine ligase yields the protein MTLWTSAEAAAATGGRAVGTWACDGVSIDTRTIAQGDLFVALKDVRDGHEFVAQALEKGAGAALVARVPEGVAEDAPLLIVEDVLAGLEALGVAARARTGAKVAAVTGSVGKTSTKEMLLAMLGDQGRTHASVASYNNHWGVPLTLARMPQDTEYAIIEIGMNHPGEIAPLAKMARPDVAMVTTVAAAHLEAFENVAQIAVEKAAIFEGVPVGGVAVINADIEHAAILMAKAVDCKLREIEFGEHGFQFKLKDVSVQADATVVQADADGTPLLFKIATPGRHFAMNGLGALAVVQALGADLALAAQSLWRWTPFQGRGVREMITLDPVENHLTLSLIDDSYNANPTSMAASLEVLAASAVTHDIGRVSKGRRIAFLGDMKELGEDAVALHAGLAHLEATKELDVVHCIGPLMRSLYELLPEHQRGDWTETSAEMLTGLRQKLDSGDVVLAKGSLSMKLGAIVDAIRKMGHRVDGV from the coding sequence ATGACACTTTGGACCAGCGCAGAGGCGGCAGCAGCCACCGGAGGTCGCGCAGTTGGCACGTGGGCCTGTGACGGGGTGTCGATTGACACACGCACGATTGCGCAGGGCGATTTGTTTGTGGCGCTCAAGGACGTGCGCGACGGGCATGAATTTGTCGCGCAGGCGTTGGAAAAAGGGGCGGGGGCGGCTTTGGTTGCCCGCGTGCCCGAGGGCGTGGCCGAAGATGCGCCCTTGTTGATTGTCGAGGATGTGCTGGCAGGGCTTGAAGCCTTGGGCGTTGCGGCGCGGGCGCGCACAGGTGCGAAAGTGGCGGCGGTCACCGGGTCGGTTGGCAAAACCTCGACCAAGGAAATGCTGCTGGCGATGTTGGGCGATCAGGGGCGCACCCATGCCTCTGTGGCGAGTTATAACAACCATTGGGGCGTGCCGCTGACGCTGGCGCGGATGCCGCAGGACACTGAATATGCGATCATCGAGATCGGCATGAACCACCCCGGTGAAATTGCCCCGCTGGCCAAAATGGCACGCCCCGATGTGGCGATGGTGACCACGGTTGCGGCCGCGCATCTGGAAGCGTTCGAGAACGTCGCGCAGATTGCTGTGGAAAAGGCGGCGATTTTCGAAGGGGTGCCGGTGGGCGGTGTGGCCGTGATCAACGCCGATATTGAACATGCCGCGATCCTGATGGCCAAGGCGGTGGATTGCAAACTGCGCGAGATCGAATTTGGCGAACACGGGTTCCAGTTCAAGCTGAAAGACGTCTCCGTGCAGGCGGATGCCACGGTGGTGCAGGCGGATGCCGATGGCACGCCCTTGCTGTTCAAGATCGCGACGCCGGGCCGGCATTTTGCGATGAACGGGCTGGGGGCGCTGGCGGTGGTGCAGGCGCTGGGGGCCGATCTGGCGCTGGCGGCGCAGTCGCTGTGGCGCTGGACGCCGTTTCAGGGGCGCGGCGTGCGCGAGATGATTACGCTCGATCCCGTGGAAAACCATCTGACGCTGTCACTGATTGATGACAGCTATAATGCGAACCCGACCTCGATGGCGGCCTCGCTTGAGGTGCTGGCCGCCAGTGCGGTGACCCATGACATCGGGCGCGTCAGCAAGGGACGCCGGATCGCATTTCTGGGCGATATGAAAGAGTTGGGCGAGGACGCTGTGGCACTGCACGCGGGACTGGCCCATCTGGAGGCGACCAAAGAGTTGGACGTGGTGCATTGTATCGGACCGTTGATGCGTTCGCTTTACGAACTATTGCCGGAGCACCAGCGCGGCGACTGGACCGAAACATCGGCAGAGATGTTAACGGGATTGCGCCAAAAGCTGGACAGCGGTGACGTGGTGTTGGCAAAGGGGTCTTTGTCGATGAAACTGGGCGCGATTGTTGACGCCATCCGCAAAATGGGCCATCGGGTAGATGGTGTGTAA